A region of the Pelecanus crispus isolate bPelCri1 chromosome 1, bPelCri1.pri, whole genome shotgun sequence genome:
AGTGAACCAAAATAATTgaaggcaatttaaaaaaaaaaaaaatacagaaagcaagtCTAAGCAAATGCAGCATGGCAAAGGTTATCACAAATCTTCAGAGGAAAGCCTGAGACAGAAAGCCTTCCTTATGCTAATCTAACTAAAGCAGTGACTTTCAAATACACTTCTCAACAAATGATGCATCTTTTAAGCTGAGTTCAGACTTATTCAGCTTGATACTCCTCATGAGGGAGAAGTCAGCTGTAAAAAAGGCAATGTCAATACTGGAGTCTAATTAAGTGGAGCCCTATTAGATATAACTCCTTTTCCCAAAACAGGGCTGGGCAATCAGTTGCAAGACATTCTTCTCCCAGTCAGCTGCTCAGAGGACTTTTTTGCGGTTTCAATGCATCTGTTAAGAGTGGTTCAACTTTCCATCTTGGCTGAGAGCAGCCACATTTGAAGTGCAGTTTAAAGGGCAGCGATCAGGAAGCACACTAATATTCCTGAGCAGTCAACACTGGAAGGAATTGCTACCTTTGCTCCCTCTTCCAAAGGGATCTCAAACATGTCAGTTCAGAGACCATCTCATAAGGTCGCCTTTTACACTGTTGGAACACTTTCCAAAGCACCCTACAAAGATGCCTGTGTCAAATCAAAGCTCTCACACCCCAGCCACTGCCACAAATGCACTGAAGCACAATCATTTTCAGTCTAACAAAGTGGACAGAAGAGCTGGAACGTCATGGGACGTACCTGAACAATGCCCAGCGTAGCAGATGTGACAGGATCAGAGAAGTCACCACCTGGGGGAGAAACACTGAGCAGGAAGAGATAAGGAAAAGTTATCAGAATCGCTTTCCCAGTTTGAACTGGAGTACCGAATGTATGACTGCACAGCTCCGTGATCACAGAAACCAGAAAAGTCAACACAATTTCAAGTAACAGATTGCAAGCTTCTACTGCAGAAGGTGTTTGATGCATACCCACACAGGTGTAATATCAAGCATACCATGAAATACAGTTATATCAGTGACTGATTGACAGTATCAAGGTATGATTTCAGTCACTTTAGCTCCAGGTAGTAACTCTGGCTTGGATTATCAGACCTATCTCAACTGGAACAGATTCAGCAAGTGTGCTGATAGGACACCATGAAACACAGTGCACTGattattttatagaaaacaaTATCCCAATTTGAAATTACTTCAGATGTTCACCTATACGATAACCACTTCAACTTCATTGGCCTTGACACCCTAATACATGCCTTCCAAGaggtaaaaaaataatcttccaaCCTCAAAAGCACAATGCATTTGTATAAGCATGTTGTGGACAGCAGAACTGGACTCTAGGTGTTCTTGCAGAAGCAAGAGGATCTCCTGAAAATGCGTCAGGAGAAAATTCACTTTGCCCACAGTATGATACACAAATCAACGTAGCCTAGAAGAATGTCTGGGGACCACGTGCTTTTCACAGCCCATCACAACTTGAGATATGCTTCTCCATGTAATTCTACTGTAAGCAAGAGAATCACGATTCATTATGCCCCCAAGGTGCACACACTGCTGCTCTAATACCCCTTCTTTCCTGCTCTGAGCATGGTTTGACACACTTATCAGTGATTGCTGCAAGTGACTGTGATTCCACACCTCACAGAACTACCTGTCCACATTCATTCTTTCTGCTACACAATTTAGCAGTAGTTCTGGGTGAAAAGAGACTAAATATCTACCTACTCATTCATCACATATTTTTAgttctgcagctgcacagagcaacaagactttctttttgtctgaaaaatagGTACTCTGACATACaaaaacacagaggaagaaCTGCAGCCAGTGCAAAGCAAAGAAACGCAACACTCACGCTCCAACAATGCTGACGCTGCCTTCCCTTTCAGGATTTCCCAGACACTTCACCCTGCCAGCTCGCTCATAGAAAGAGGCTAGACGGGCACCAAGGTAGGCTGGATAACCACTGTCTGTGAACACCAACACACAGACATTGAGTCAAAGGCTCTGAGTTTAAAGGATGCATTTACAAGACTAGACTGAGAAAGACTACTCACCAGCTGGCATTTCAGCCAGTCGCCCTGAAATTTCTCTGAGGGCCTCAGCCCATCGGGAAGTAGAGTCTGCCATCATACTGACATGGTAGCCCATGTCCCGGAAATACTCAGACAGGGTGATTCCTAGAACAAAGACAACAGTGTGCTGCAGGATACAGTTCAGAAAGGAATTCTATGCTTGTATGTTGTCACTAAGATGCAAATAAGCCAAATTATTTAAGTTTACATTTTGATGGAAATAGACACTGGAAGTTATTCTTTCTTCCTACTAGACCATCtccttgctgtcttttttttatttatttcttctcactCTCCCCATCTTTGCTTATGAACCCCTCTGGCTCATCTTACATTCCTGTGTATTTCTTTGAAGAGACATGGCAACATCACTGATGCTACTCTTTGCCTCACTGAAACCATGAACAAAGCCTCTTCTTAATGTAAAATGTCTCCTTCCCTTTCAAACTACCAGAATACAACAGTGAGAAGAGGTCATGTTTTGTCTTAATTATCTGATAacttttcataaaaaagaattttaaaaaacctctAAGAGGCTGCAAAGGAAAGAAGACTAGCCTGCCAACTCAGAGAGTACTATTCCTGCCCATTAAGTGGCTGTACTTGTCAGCAAAAACCTGTTCACAAACAAAAGCTTACATAATTAATACCTGGAAAAAAACTACATGAGAGCTGGTGCAGTAAAAGTTCATCTTGTAAGCAAAATTTACTCAATATTTGGAATTCATAATTATATACAAGTAAGCCAAATTCAATTAAGATACTAGGACTTTGTGCAGGCAAGGCCTGAAAGGGCTGACTTCTGAAACTAAGCAGGTTTCTTGGTACTGACCATCTCAGGAACTGAAAATGCTAGAGCATGATGGCTTGGCTCTACATACACAGCCTTTTCCAGCCTCCTGTAAATCTTACCAGTATAGATAGAGGCTTCTCTGGCAGCCACAGGCATGTTGGAGGTATTTGCTACCAGAGCTGTTCTCTTCATGATGCTTTCTACCTTGCCATCAACTTCCATTGTTAACTAAAatgcaagaaaaggaagaaaaaaaccaaaataacagtagcaagggttttttgtttattttttgttgtttggtttttttactgtattactCGCCTTGTGTCAGGATACTCTCCTCACAGCTACTCTACCAAGAGCAGAGGCTAGATTCAAGAATTCAGGATACTGTGCTGGTTTGCCTTCCAGACTGCACACAGCTTAACTCTTTAATGTGCATGCCTCAGCCTCATCTCATCTTCTGCAACTGGCAAATCCCTGTTGACCCCATGCAAATGAGTAATGACAAATTCACTGCATCAGGAAGTACATTACCCTCTCTCAGCTTACTAGGCTGGAAAGGCCAAAAAAATCTTAGCCGCTTGTCATAAGCCCATTAGGAATCgaagagctttttttccccatctacACCGATCCAAATTCATCTGTGACAACTTGACATAAAACCACATACATAACCCTGGTGAAGTCTCACAAGCACCTGAACAACAGAATACATATCCTGACATTTGTGTAGAATTCCACTTACGAATACCCTGGGATTTACCTTTTTCATGGCCACCTCAGCTTGACTTTCTCATCTTGTAATCAAGCAACACACCCAAGCCTTTTACCCCTTATTTCTGACAGTGGAGTTTCAACCTAACAGTTCAAACTATCTGGCTTCTTTCCCATATTTTACAGAAGACTGTGCCACAACTAATTTACTAACATATAACAACTAGAAGGCTAGAAGGACTGGTAAacctgtggctttttttttttttttttttaaccaggcATTTTCTACTTCCTTCAGAAGGTATTCCAAAGCCTAACATGTCAAACTAGTTATCTGGTAGTAGTTTGTATCACCACTCTGCACCCTATAAATACAGATGCTGCATTTGCTATGCATGGTTAAGTCAGAAAAAAGTTAGAGACATTACCAGTGAAAGGCAAGGTGCTTATAACTGTGCTAAATTACACCCTGGCATTCattttagctttattttaaacaagttaGAAGGTACACCCAAAAACTAGTCTGGATGTTTATTGAGGGGCCACTGAAATAATTCTTGAACTAGCCAAAAGGGAGTTCTGCTCCTACAACCAGAACTTACAGCAGGGAGGCAAGATGACCATTTCAAGTCACTCTACCAATATGATATTTTCATACAGTTACAATACCAGTACAATAGCAAGTCTTCCCAGGAAGGTTTACTCTCCATGAATTCTCCATACTAACCTCAGGGAAATCTCTCAGTACTTCAGACATTTCATTTCCTCGTTCTCCACAGCCTACATAAATGATGACATCACTGTTGGAGTATTTTGAGAGAGACTGTGAGATCACAGTCTTCCCACAACCGAATGCCCCAGGAATCGCTGTTGTACCCCCTTGTACACACCTGAGTAAAGAAAAAGGACTCTGATTTGCAAGGAACTCAAAACCAGCTCTCTCCCatcttaaaatatgttttgcaaTAAAACTCCCTAATTAAAAGCAGAGTGACAGAAGTCACATTCAGTGTTCTGGGTGAGAAGCACAGAGGTATTTCACTAAACCAAAACTGAGGGAATAAACTATCCTTTTGTTCTACTGCCCTTGAAGTACATGAGTTATGGTGATACAAACAGCTGGACTTTCAGGCTTGAAACGTAGCAGTTTTCACAGCTGGAAGCACTGATGGAATGCAAATGCTAAGAAAAGAACAACTGTACTTAGCCGTGCATTATAAGAATAAGCAGCACAATATTTTAGGACCAAAATTACTGAATTCAGTGTCTTGGAGGTTAGCTGCTTAAACAAGCATTTTGTGTTACACTTAAGTGCAACAGTTTTTCTAAGTGGTGACCCCAAAAATCATTTGGGAACTATACATCCTCAAGACCATGGAAAGAGATCCTACTTAGGCATTCAAATGGGGATATCAAGTGTGAAAGTTCTAGCTTTTCTGTAGATTTGGCATGATTATGTTAAGTTTATGCTTGTCCATTCTTTCCTAGATTAACGCACTAGAACTATCTTGTTAAActtatcttcctttttccacTAGTAGGTTCTCCTGCCAAATAGAGAAATATGAGGAATTcagctaaatattttttgagattATGCTGTGATACACAGTGAAAGCCTGGGGTCTgtttgcacttaaaaaaaaaatttaaggcCTCCTCCCTCCGTTTCCTTccaaaagagaaatttcttacctactagaaaataaaaggtaGTACTTACGGGAAGAGGGCATCCAGGACCCGTTGGCCAGTTAATAAAGGATGATTGGCTGGTAACTTCTCAGTAACAGGACGGACTTGACGTACAGGCCAGACCTGGACCATAGTGAACTTCTCCTTCACACCTTCAAACTCCAGCTCTAAGACAACATCCTAACAGACAGCATCAGACATCTGAAGTAAGCAAACAGCTGCACACTGGACCAGTATGCAAATTCTCATCTCAACTACTCTGCACAGCTGGGTCTTTGATACCACCACAGACTTCTCAGAACCTCAACACATTATCATCCCCTCCCAAGGGAAGGCTCTTTATAATactactggggaaaaaagtgcaaGATGAAACTTCAactaaaaatatgcttttgaaGAGCAACTGAATTTTACATATTCATAAGATACTGTAGATCCCCACAGAGGTCAGCAAACACAGCATACTGAAGGGCCATTGGGAAGCCATATACATAGAAAGCAACTGCACAAGATAATCATGTATCCCTGCAGGCAGGGTAGCAGAAGTGATCATTAACTCAGACAAACTGTTGCATGAAACACATTTTAGTTGGCATCATGCAGAACAGAAAGAGTACATCAGCCTCATGAAAGAGACATGGAATATAACAGCAACTGCTGTTTGTGAGACTTACTGAAGTGTCATAGTTTCCTGGTGGAGCAATGTATGTAACTGTACCCCTGTTCCGTGGGGGCAGCATGATTTTGTGTTTGATAAGAGAGTTTTCATTCACCACACCATAAATATCTCCACCAGTGATGTGGCTGCCAACCTAAAATCAGAACAGGTCTATTAGTCATAAGTGAGAACTCCggttttaaaaaagaaccttGACAAAGAACTGTATAAAATAACTATAGCTATTAAGTCTAGCACTGTGATTGTTCCCTTTGTTGTTACAGCACAGTAGCCCATTTACATAACTCATTACACTAACAGCACATTGCTAGCAACACTATCTGGGTTCAGGCGCCTTTCAAGGCACAGACAGTAGCAATTACTGACTGATACAAGgaattttcctcatttcttttatACCTCTTAGTTTAACATGTTAAGCACAGAAAGGATAGCATAtattaatggttggactggatggtcttacaggtcttttccaacctaaatgattctatgatatgttAACCTACAGGGTTGGAAAGAAGATGCCAGGGGCCAAAGCAGTGACATTTTCCAGCTCTGAGGCTGGAATCATTTTCACCATTCACAAAATGTGTGCCGCAGTTATTCTTTTTGCTCAGGTAACAGCCGCTCCTGTTAATGCTTAATGCAATTCCACTAAGGTCTTTACAGTTTTGTAAATACGTCAAAACTTTGCAAGTTTCTCACATGCAGCAGCAACCCACAGTAAATCACATTGAGTAGGTTTTGGTGATCCCCATCCAGTCTCATACATCACCACCACCTCCTAGCACCCCCTTTTCACAGCGTTAACCATAGCTCCCAGCAGTCATAGCCTTGGCACTCTGCTCTGGCCCTAAGCTCTGTGGGTAGAGGAGCAAGAGGGGAAGATAGGCTTGCCAGAACCTACCCGCAGGTTTTTGGAAGGCGTGAAGTCCCATTTGACATCTCGGCTCAAAGCCGACACATTGACACCTCTAGGGATATAGATACTTTTGGTCAGAGTGCTGATGTCTGAGAGAGGCCTCTGTATACCATCAAAAATAGCTCCCATAATGCCAGGCCCTAGTTCCACTGACAGGGGTTTGCCAGTACGGAGTACAGGATCTCCTACAGAGACACCAGCTAAAGATTTGCTGAGGAAAAGTTCAtccagagaaagggaaagaaatggggCAGAAGGCATCACATTCACAACATCATACTCTTAAACCACCTGCCTTTaaggtaatatttttattactatattACACATCATCATTTGTGAAGCATGTAGGCTTTATACTAAACTCAAGCTGAAATTCCTACAGCAACAAAGTTGCTCATCTTCCAGAGAGACAAAGTAGgggaaaatattctgctttacGATCGTTAGTTCAAGTCAACTATATGGATGAGTTTATACGGATGTAGTGCCAGGCAGCAGTATGACAAAACGTCAGGCATTTCTTAAATCATCAAACCTAGAAAACAGGTTTGATTGTTAAAGTCAGACAATGTtatgaaatacataatttttcGCTTCAGATTTTGTTGGAGAACACAACTGTTTTGACCTTGACCCTTGCACAGCCTTTTTGACAGCAGTCTAATTTTAAAGGGAGCTTGTCCAAGACCAGCATTATTTCCCTCCTCTCTGAGATCAAGTTGTCCAGTCTATGTACTATCTAAGCTCCAAAGATGCACAATGGACTTCTCTGCAAAAGGCCAGCAGTTTGGCAAAAGGCCCTGCTACAATacaaaagaaacccccaaaaccctaTGCAAGGCTCAAGAGATTAAATGCATGTTAACTTCAGAGCCCTACGACAGAGCCCTCTCATCAGGAACCTAAGAGTAAACTATACTCAAACTTGTTCCATGTACTGATGGAAGGCTACTAGATATTACAATGATGATGCCATCTAAAATGATGCCATCTAAACTGACAAATTATTAGGTACAGACAGGAGCTAGTCACCAGTTCACCATCCAGCTCCTCAGAATAAAGCTTTGGGAGCCAGCACAGGCTTTTTCCTATCCTCTACAGATACACAGGCACAACTCTTAAATTTGAAAGaatatgagggaaaaaaaaaaaaaaaagagaaggtcTGGCTTTAAGTTTTATGACTTCTTTTCTGACATTCTCTCATATAtgtgtaaaagaaaatacattttaagttAACCAGATTTTAGAAGACATGCTGCGTCCTAGCTGGACCAAGATGCTGTAAGCACACTATGGAAGCAAAAATGTAATCTATCACATCTGGCAAAATACTCTGCCCAGAAAGCAGCATCCTGCCCACTTTACATTTCCTGTTTAAGTGTTATACAAACatagttttcaaaagcaatgaaaaaaaaatgcaacaaataCTGCTTGGTAGTTTTGCCATTTA
Encoded here:
- the ATP6V1A gene encoding V-type proton ATPase catalytic subunit A, coding for MDFSKLPKIRDEDREAFVGYVHGVSGPVVTACNMAGAAMYELVRVGHSELVGEIIRLEGDLATVQVYEETSGVSVGDPVLRTGKPLSVELGPGIMGAIFDGIQRPLSDISTLTKSIYIPRGVNVSALSRDVKWDFTPSKNLRVGSHITGGDIYGVVNENSLIKHKIMLPPRNRGTVTYIAPPGNYDTSDVVLELEFEGVKEKFTMVQVWPVRQVRPVTEKLPANHPLLTGQRVLDALFPCVQGGTTAIPGAFGCGKTVISQSLSKYSNSDVIIYVGCGERGNEMSEVLRDFPELTMEVDGKVESIMKRTALVANTSNMPVAAREASIYTGITLSEYFRDMGYHVSMMADSTSRWAEALREISGRLAEMPADSGYPAYLGARLASFYERAGRVKCLGNPEREGSVSIVGAVSPPGGDFSDPVTSATLGIVQVFWGLDKKLAQRKHFPSVNWLISYSKYTRALDEYYDKHFPEFVPLRTKAKEILQEEEDLAEIVQLVGKASLAETDKITLEVAKLIKDDFLQQNGYTPYDRFCPFYKTVGMLSNMIAFYDMARRAVETTAQSDNKITWSIIRENMSEILYRLTSMKFKDPVKDGETKIKADYAQLFEDMQNAFRSLED